A window from Leptospira wolffii serovar Khorat str. Khorat-H2 encodes these proteins:
- the mdtD gene encoding multidrug transporter subunit MdtD: MTTESKGTKALLWLVACGFFMQTLDSTIVNTALPAIAKSLDTSPLKMQSVVVAYLLTMAMIIPASAWISDKFGVRRVFIGALALFVIGSLFCAASQNLTQLILSRIVQGMGGALLLPVGRLALLRSVPHDQFLQAISFVAIPGLIGPLIGPVLGGWLSESASWHWIFLINLPVGAVGILAAILYMKSDSPREAFRFDAIGYALLAFGMVAFSMALDAGYSMGLKRAGVLLLLVFGLSSLTAYWIHAARSPRPLFSPKIFSVPTLSIGLLGNLFSRLGSSSMPFLVPLFLQVNMGYSPFRAGLMLLPMAIAGIGIKRFAPLLIYKLGYRNVLVLNTLLIGTSMSSFFWIDSSGNWWFLSVQLFCFGAVNSLQFTAMNTLTLKDLEDDFTSSGNTMLSMVQMLAMGMGVALAAGVLEAFTDLFGNENMILAFKGTFACMGLVTLSSSMIFWQLRKEDGRIVHIKDSLVD; this comes from the coding sequence ATGACAACGGAATCCAAAGGAACCAAAGCCCTTCTCTGGCTCGTGGCTTGCGGTTTTTTCATGCAAACCTTGGATAGCACGATCGTCAACACCGCTCTCCCCGCCATTGCCAAGAGCCTGGATACGAGCCCGTTAAAAATGCAATCCGTGGTAGTGGCCTACCTTCTCACCATGGCAATGATCATCCCTGCCTCCGCCTGGATCTCGGATAAATTCGGAGTCCGGCGGGTCTTTATAGGAGCGCTTGCCTTATTCGTAATAGGCTCCTTGTTTTGCGCAGCCTCTCAGAATCTAACCCAATTGATTCTGTCCCGCATCGTCCAAGGGATGGGCGGAGCCCTACTTCTCCCCGTGGGACGATTGGCCTTACTTCGATCCGTTCCCCACGATCAGTTCCTACAGGCCATCAGCTTTGTGGCCATTCCCGGACTCATAGGGCCGCTTATCGGCCCGGTGTTAGGAGGCTGGCTATCCGAATCGGCTTCCTGGCATTGGATTTTTCTAATAAATCTTCCTGTGGGGGCGGTGGGAATCCTGGCCGCCATTCTATATATGAAAAGCGATTCTCCAAGAGAAGCTTTCCGATTCGACGCAATCGGATACGCGTTACTCGCCTTCGGCATGGTCGCATTTTCCATGGCCTTGGATGCCGGATATAGCATGGGTCTCAAAAGAGCGGGGGTGCTGCTCTTACTCGTTTTCGGACTATCCAGTCTTACGGCATATTGGATCCATGCGGCTCGTTCTCCCCGCCCTCTTTTTTCTCCCAAGATATTTTCCGTACCTACGCTGAGCATCGGATTATTAGGAAACCTTTTTTCCAGATTAGGAAGTTCGAGCATGCCCTTTCTGGTTCCTCTTTTCCTACAGGTGAATATGGGTTATTCTCCTTTCCGAGCGGGACTCATGCTACTTCCCATGGCGATCGCGGGGATAGGGATCAAACGATTCGCTCCATTATTGATTTATAAATTAGGATATAGAAACGTCCTGGTTCTGAATACGCTCCTAATAGGGACTTCTATGAGCAGTTTTTTCTGGATCGATTCCTCCGGAAACTGGTGGTTTCTTTCGGTCCAGCTATTCTGCTTCGGTGCCGTCAATTCCCTGCAATTCACGGCCATGAACACCCTCACCCTAAAGGACCTGGAGGACGATTTCACGAGCAGTGGAAACACCATGCTCTCTATGGTGCAAATGTTAGCGATGGGGATGGGAGTAGCTTTAGCCGCCGGAGTTCTGGAAGCGTTTACGGATCTATTCGGAAACGAGAATATGATCCTCGCGTTCAAGGGAACCTTCGCCTGCATGGGACTCGTCACACTCTCCTCCAGCATGATCTTCTGGCAATTGAGAAAAGAGGACGGAAGAATCGTCCACATCAAGGATTCCCTGGTGGACTAA
- a CDS encoding methyl-accepting chemotaxis protein, with protein MKNSGAYKINRIRFSLGSFFFLAILASFKVYSVLVFSITIATVAMILVFAILQHILLKMGSIGEKYAPFFLFTDATLVGFMLVSSIFSGPEVGALAIKNGINYITIFFFLMYSGFLASRKITISLGIYSAFVYAIALVLASQMGIGFVRKNTETGVITNLSIQTEFFKVAFLFLGSMVTGSIVNLLKETSADAEKAKEAAKNAELTESRKKQMESIAKKLLHSAESLQKFGEGLNHQVQTQAVSIQEISSSLVELNRNIENSTSLVLDQNRKIEELNHESDSLEKILHQTSLNTENITSRVRKSSEYSKQVNESVEKLKLSLEDVKQSFRKVEEVNAIMKEIADRTNLLALNASIESARAGEHGRGFSVVATEVSKLAESSAQNASVISKTIANSAKALQSGDSSAIEVAEKVIFQSNELGSIDENAFSLKTQIEKQNDLNSRMLVALKNLSEISSRLEDVAKGQRERNQEVTHAMHVIDGSILQIAENTKELQVQIEALTREANELN; from the coding sequence ATGAAAAACAGCGGCGCCTATAAGATAAACAGAATTAGATTCAGTCTGGGATCCTTCTTCTTCCTGGCCATCCTTGCCTCTTTCAAAGTTTATTCCGTTCTCGTCTTCTCCATCACGATCGCAACCGTGGCCATGATTCTCGTATTCGCGATCCTACAGCATATTCTGCTCAAAATGGGTTCCATCGGAGAGAAATACGCTCCATTCTTCCTATTCACGGACGCGACATTGGTCGGTTTCATGTTAGTCTCCAGCATATTCTCTGGACCGGAAGTGGGAGCATTAGCGATCAAAAACGGAATCAATTATATTACTATTTTCTTTTTCTTGATGTATTCCGGATTCTTAGCCTCCAGAAAAATCACGATTTCTCTCGGAATATATTCCGCATTCGTATACGCGATAGCCTTGGTTCTCGCCTCTCAAATGGGCATAGGCTTCGTAAGAAAGAATACGGAGACCGGTGTTATCACTAACTTAAGTATCCAGACAGAATTCTTCAAAGTCGCGTTCTTATTTTTAGGATCCATGGTCACGGGATCCATCGTAAATCTACTCAAGGAAACGAGCGCCGACGCTGAAAAAGCGAAAGAAGCTGCGAAGAACGCGGAGTTGACCGAGTCCAGAAAAAAGCAAATGGAATCCATAGCTAAGAAACTTCTGCATTCCGCGGAATCCTTACAAAAATTCGGAGAAGGATTGAACCACCAAGTCCAAACACAAGCGGTCTCCATCCAAGAGATCAGCTCCTCCCTTGTGGAACTCAATAGAAATATAGAAAATTCCACATCGCTCGTGTTGGATCAGAATAGAAAGATCGAGGAGTTGAATCACGAAAGCGATTCCTTGGAAAAAATCCTGCACCAGACCTCCTTGAATACGGAGAATATCACGAGCCGCGTCAGAAAATCCTCCGAATACTCCAAACAAGTCAACGAGTCCGTGGAAAAACTCAAACTCTCCCTGGAAGATGTGAAGCAATCCTTCCGCAAAGTGGAGGAAGTGAATGCAATCATGAAAGAAATCGCGGATAGAACCAATCTGCTGGCCCTGAACGCTTCCATAGAATCCGCCAGAGCGGGAGAACACGGAAGAGGTTTCTCCGTAGTGGCGACAGAAGTAAGCAAATTAGCCGAAAGCTCCGCGCAAAACGCGTCGGTGATTTCCAAAACGATTGCAAATTCCGCAAAAGCCCTCCAATCGGGAGATAGCAGCGCCATAGAAGTTGCAGAAAAAGTGATATTCCAATCCAACGAATTGGGTAGCATAGACGAGAATGCGTTCAGCCTAAAAACCCAAATCGAAAAGCAGAACGATCTGAATTCCAGGATGCTTGTAGCCTTAAAAAATCTATCGGAAATCTCCTCCAGATTGGAGGACGTAGCCAAGGGTCAAAGGGAAAGGAACCAGGAAGTAACCCATGCAATGCACGTGATAGACGGTTCCATTCTACAAATTGCGGAAAACACGAAAGAATTGCAGGTTCAAATAGAGGCGTTGACCCGAGAAGCGAACGAGTTGAATTAG